In Pseudomonas fakonensis, one DNA window encodes the following:
- a CDS encoding GNAT family N-acetyltransferase, which translates to MSYPIRDALPADLPGILDIYNDAVRNTTAIWNETPVDLANRQAWFEARAQQGYPILVAVDDSGVLGYASFGDWRPFEGFRLTVEHSVYVRGDQRGKGLGPVLMAALIERARGCGKHVMVAAIESGNAASIRLHERQGFVVTGQMPQVGVKFGRWLDLTFMQLVLNPGAEPG; encoded by the coding sequence ATGAGTTACCCAATCCGCGACGCCCTGCCCGCCGACCTGCCGGGCATCCTCGACATCTACAACGACGCCGTGCGCAACACCACGGCGATCTGGAACGAAACCCCGGTGGACCTGGCCAACCGCCAGGCCTGGTTCGAGGCCCGCGCGCAGCAGGGCTACCCGATTCTGGTGGCGGTGGATGACAGCGGCGTGCTGGGTTATGCCTCGTTCGGCGACTGGCGCCCGTTCGAAGGTTTTCGGCTGACCGTGGAGCATTCGGTGTATGTGCGTGGCGACCAACGCGGCAAGGGCCTGGGGCCGGTGCTGATGGCCGCGCTGATCGAGCGGGCGCGGGGTTGCGGCAAGCATGTGATGGTGGCGGCCATCGAGAGCGGCAATGCCGCGTCGATCCGCCTGCATGAGCGCCAGGGCTTCGTGGTGACCGGGCAGATGCCCCAGGTGGGGGTGAAGTTCGGCCGCTGGTTGGATTTGACCTTCATGCAGTTGGTGTTGAACCCGGGGGCGGAGCCGGGTTGA
- a CDS encoding PsiF family protein has product MKMLHVPLLVLGLMLAGQGFAATAQQEKMKTCNADATAKALKGDERKAFMSTCLKKDVPQTQQDKMKTCNADATTKALKGDERKAYMSDCLKKK; this is encoded by the coding sequence ATGAAGATGCTGCACGTACCCCTGCTGGTGCTGGGCCTGATGCTCGCCGGGCAAGGTTTTGCCGCCACCGCGCAACAGGAAAAGATGAAAACCTGCAACGCCGACGCCACCGCCAAGGCGCTCAAGGGCGATGAGCGCAAGGCGTTCATGAGCACCTGCCTGAAGAAGGACGTGCCGCAGACCCAGCAGGACAAGATGAAGACCTGCAACGCCGACGCCACCACCAAGGCGCTCAAGGGTGACGAGCGCAAGGCGTACATGAGCGACTGCCTGAAGAAGAAGTGA
- a CDS encoding AI-2E family transporter, whose amino-acid sequence MTFTPRQISLASLVIVMGGLLLALPLKLLPSLLAGLLVFELVNMLTPRLQPLIAGQRARWLAVALLGTLVVSTLTLLIAGAFSFLLHEAENPGASLDKFMGLVERARSQLPPFIEGYLPASAAEFKVAIGDWIKSHLSDLQLVGKGMAHMFVTLLIGMILGAIIALQRIPDLSRRKPLAAALFERLNLLVQAFRNIVFAQIKISLLNTAFTGIFLAVVLPLFGVHLPLTKTLIVLTFLLGLLPVIGNLMSNTLITIVGLSLSLWVAAAALGYLIVIHKVEYFLNARIVGGQISAKSWELLLAMLVCEAAFGLPGVVAGPIYYAYLKSELKRMELV is encoded by the coding sequence ATGACCTTCACCCCCCGCCAGATCTCCCTTGCCAGCCTGGTCATCGTCATGGGCGGGCTGTTGCTGGCCCTGCCGCTGAAACTGCTGCCCAGCCTGCTGGCGGGCCTGTTGGTGTTCGAGCTGGTCAACATGCTCACCCCGCGGCTGCAGCCATTGATTGCCGGGCAGCGTGCACGCTGGTTGGCCGTGGCGCTGCTCGGCACCCTGGTGGTCAGCACCCTGACCCTGCTGATTGCCGGTGCGTTCAGCTTTTTGCTGCACGAGGCCGAGAACCCCGGCGCCTCGCTGGACAAGTTCATGGGCCTGGTGGAGCGCGCCCGCAGCCAGCTGCCGCCGTTCATCGAAGGCTACCTGCCGGCCAGTGCGGCGGAGTTCAAGGTGGCCATCGGCGACTGGATCAAAAGCCACCTGAGCGACCTGCAACTGGTCGGCAAGGGCATGGCGCACATGTTCGTCACCTTGCTGATCGGCATGATCCTGGGGGCCATCATTGCCCTGCAGCGCATCCCCGACCTGTCCCGGCGCAAGCCGCTGGCCGCGGCGCTGTTCGAGCGCCTTAACCTGCTGGTGCAGGCGTTTCGCAACATCGTCTTCGCGCAGATCAAGATCTCGCTGCTCAACACCGCGTTCACCGGCATCTTCCTGGCCGTGGTGCTGCCGCTGTTCGGCGTGCACCTGCCGCTGACCAAGACGCTGATCGTGCTGACCTTCCTGCTGGGGCTGCTGCCGGTGATCGGCAACCTGATGTCCAACACCCTGATCACCATCGTCGGGCTGTCGTTGTCGCTGTGGGTGGCGGCGGCGGCCTTGGGCTACCTGATCGTGATCCACAAGGTCGAGTACTTCCTCAACGCGCGCATCGTTGGCGGGCAGATCAGTGCCAAGTCGTGGGAGCTGCTGCTGGCGATGCTGGTGTGCGAGGCGGCGTTCGGGCTGCCCGGGGTGGTGGCGGGGCCGATCTACTATGCGTACCTGAAGAGTGAGTTGAAGCGCATGGAGTTGGTGTAA
- the cbpA gene encoding curved DNA-binding protein, whose translation MDFKDYYKILGVEPGADDKAIKAAYRKLARKYHPDVSKERDAEDKFKEANEAYEVLGDKDKRAEYDEIRKYGGQHGRPFQAPPGWQGRGGNAGGGFEGGDFSDFFSSIFGARGSNPFGGARQQQRSAGRRGQDVELELAVFLEETLSKESKQISFQVPQTNAAGQRTGFTTKTLNVKIPAGVTDGERIRLKGQGAPGVGGGANGDLFLTIRMAPHPLFDVEGHDLIITVPLAPWEAALGAKVAVPTLTGKINLTIRPDSQSGQRLRVKGMGLLNKQGERGDLYAQLKVVMPAQSDASTRELWGKLAEKAAFDPRTQWSK comes from the coding sequence ATGGACTTCAAAGACTATTACAAGATACTCGGCGTAGAGCCGGGCGCGGACGACAAGGCGATCAAGGCCGCGTACCGCAAGCTCGCCCGCAAGTATCACCCCGACGTCAGCAAGGAGCGCGACGCCGAGGACAAGTTCAAGGAGGCCAACGAGGCCTACGAAGTGCTGGGCGACAAGGACAAGCGCGCCGAGTACGACGAGATCCGCAAGTACGGCGGCCAGCACGGCCGGCCATTCCAGGCCCCGCCTGGCTGGCAGGGCCGTGGCGGCAATGCCGGCGGTGGTTTCGAGGGCGGTGATTTTTCCGACTTCTTCAGCTCGATCTTCGGCGCGCGCGGCTCCAACCCGTTCGGCGGTGCCCGGCAACAACAACGCAGCGCCGGCAGGCGAGGGCAGGACGTGGAACTGGAACTGGCGGTGTTTCTTGAAGAGACCCTGAGCAAGGAGTCCAAGCAGATCAGCTTCCAGGTGCCGCAAACCAACGCCGCCGGGCAGCGCACCGGGTTCACCACGAAAACGCTGAACGTGAAAATCCCAGCCGGGGTGACCGACGGCGAGCGCATCCGCCTCAAGGGCCAGGGCGCCCCGGGCGTGGGCGGCGGCGCCAATGGCGATTTGTTCCTGACCATCCGCATGGCGCCGCACCCGCTGTTCGATGTCGAAGGTCATGATTTGATCATCACCGTGCCATTGGCACCGTGGGAAGCTGCACTGGGCGCCAAGGTGGCCGTGCCGACCCTGACCGGCAAGATCAACCTGACCATCCGCCCCGACAGCCAGAGCGGCCAGCGCCTGCGGGTAAAGGGCATGGGCCTTTTGAACAAGCAAGGCGAGCGCGGCGACCTGTACGCCCAGCTCAAGGTGGTGATGCCGGCCCAGTCCGACGCCAGCACCCGCGAGCTGTGGGGCAAGCTGGCTGAAAAAGCTGCGTTCGACCCGAGGACTCAATGGAGTAAGTGA
- a CDS encoding chaperone modulator CbpM: protein MSSTLIVQLDMRTLCREADVTADCVIEIVEHGIVEPSGRTPEEWLFDDLAPVTLKRAVKLHQQLELEWEGVALALELLEEVQQLRSENSMLRQRLGRFTQM from the coding sequence ATGAGCAGCACCCTGATCGTTCAACTGGATATGCGAACCCTGTGTCGAGAGGCCGATGTCACGGCCGACTGCGTGATCGAGATCGTCGAGCACGGCATTGTTGAACCATCGGGGCGAACGCCCGAGGAGTGGCTGTTCGACGACCTCGCGCCGGTGACCCTCAAACGCGCGGTGAAGCTGCATCAGCAGCTGGAGCTGGAGTGGGAAGGGGTGGCGCTGGCGCTGGAGTTGCTGGAAGAGGTGCAGCAGTTGCGCAGCGAGAACAGCATGCTGAGGCAGCGGTTGGGGCGGTTTACCCAGATGTAA
- a CDS encoding Hsp70 family protein, which produces MSDVSPARALGIDFGTSNSTVGWHRPGVESLIALEDGKITLPSVVFFNIEERRPVYGRLALHEYLEGYEGRLMRSLKSLLGSKLIKHDTSVLGSALPFKDLLGMFIGELKKRAETAAERDFDQVVLGRPVFFVDEDPAADQEAEDTLAEVARKIGFKDVSFQYEPIAAAFDYESGISREELVLIVDIGGGTSDFTLIRLSPERHRVDERQDDILATGGVHIGGTDFDKQLSLQGVMPLFGYGSRMKSGALMPTSYHLNLATWHTINALYAQKSQLALGNMRYDIEDTLGIDRLFNLIEQRAGHWLAMEVEASKIELTDRDSRRIDLGRVEPELAAELTRALFEEAIDGLLERVRASVTELLAKAGVSEGQVDTVFFTGGSSGIPALRNSVAAMLPNARHVEGNIFGSIGSGLAIEARKRYGVV; this is translated from the coding sequence ATGTCTGACGTATCCCCGGCTCGTGCCCTCGGCATCGACTTCGGCACCTCCAACTCCACGGTCGGCTGGCACCGCCCGGGCGTGGAGTCGCTGATCGCCCTGGAAGACGGCAAGATCACCCTGCCATCGGTGGTGTTCTTCAACATCGAGGAGCGTCGCCCCGTGTACGGCCGCCTGGCCCTGCACGAATACCTCGAGGGCTACGAAGGCCGCCTGATGCGCTCGCTCAAGAGCCTGCTGGGCTCCAAGCTGATCAAGCACGATACCAGCGTGCTGGGCAGCGCCCTGCCGTTCAAGGACCTGCTGGGCATGTTCATCGGCGAGCTGAAAAAGCGCGCCGAAACCGCTGCCGAGCGCGACTTTGACCAGGTGGTGCTGGGCCGCCCGGTGTTCTTCGTCGACGAAGACCCCGCTGCCGACCAGGAGGCCGAGGATACGCTGGCAGAGGTTGCCCGCAAAATCGGCTTCAAGGATGTGTCGTTCCAGTACGAGCCCATCGCTGCGGCCTTCGACTACGAGTCGGGCATCAGCCGCGAAGAGCTGGTGCTGATTGTCGATATCGGCGGCGGTACCTCGGACTTTACCCTGATCCGCCTGTCGCCGGAGCGCCATCGGGTGGACGAGCGCCAGGATGACATCCTCGCCACCGGCGGCGTGCACATTGGCGGTACCGATTTCGACAAGCAGCTTAGCCTGCAGGGCGTGATGCCGCTGTTCGGCTACGGCAGCCGGATGAAGAGCGGCGCGCTGATGCCCACCAGCTACCACCTGAACCTGGCCACCTGGCACACCATCAACGCCCTGTACGCGCAAAAGTCGCAGCTGGCGCTGGGCAACATGCGCTACGACATCGAGGATACCCTCGGCATCGACCGCCTGTTCAACCTGATCGAGCAGCGTGCCGGCCACTGGCTGGCGATGGAAGTGGAAGCCAGCAAGATCGAGCTGACCGACCGCGACAGCCGCCGCATCGACCTGGGCCGGGTAGAGCCTGAACTGGCCGCCGAGCTGACCCGGGCGCTGTTCGAGGAGGCCATCGACGGCTTGCTGGAACGTGTGCGCGCCAGCGTGACCGAGCTACTGGCCAAGGCCGGGGTGAGCGAGGGGCAGGTGGACACGGTGTTCTTCACCGGCGGCTCCAGCGGCATCCCGGCGCTGCGCAACAGCGTGGCGGCGATGCTGCCCAATGCCCGGCATGTGGAAGGCAATATCTTCGGCAGCATCGGCAGCGGGCTGGCGATCGAGGCGCGTAAACGCTACGGCGTGGTGTGA